In Mycolicibacterium phocaicum, one DNA window encodes the following:
- a CDS encoding IS607 family transposase codes for MKRTVVPVITGSLGSVVVTRRRYGRRRVQRWRKSAIAVGSALPDHLVGAAGIAVHDLDRQVARITAWATVNGYEVGEVVTEVGSGTNGKRPKIRRVLSDPSAKVVVVEHRDRQARFGVEHLEAALSAQGRRIVVTDDGETEDDLVRDMIEVLTSMCVRLYGRRGARNRAMRAVTATKQAGAEVA; via the coding sequence ATGAAAAGGACTGTGGTGCCGGTGATTACCGGGTCGTTAGGTTCGGTTGTGGTCACGCGTCGACGTTATGGGCGACGTCGCGTGCAGCGCTGGCGGAAATCCGCCATCGCTGTCGGCTCAGCTCTTCCAGACCACCTTGTCGGTGCCGCCGGCATCGCGGTACACGACCTGGACCGTCAGGTCGCGCGCATTACGGCGTGGGCCACCGTCAACGGGTATGAGGTGGGCGAGGTGGTGACCGAAGTCGGGTCCGGAACGAATGGGAAGCGCCCGAAGATTCGGCGGGTGCTGTCGGACCCTTCTGCGAAGGTGGTTGTTGTGGAGCATCGCGACCGTCAGGCCCGGTTCGGGGTCGAGCACCTCGAAGCGGCCCTTTCGGCGCAGGGCCGCCGCATCGTGGTGACCGATGATGGTGAGACCGAGGATGACCTGGTCCGGGACATGATCGAAGTCCTGACCAGCATGTGCGTTCGCCTGTACGGGCGGCGGGGCGCCCGCAACCGCGCGATGCGCGCTGTGACCGCCACCAAGCAAGCCGGGGCCGAGGTTGCCTGA
- a CDS encoding Hsp20/alpha crystallin family protein has translation MLLRTDPFRDLDRFTQEVLGTAARPAAMPMDAWRDGDEFHVEFDLPGINAESLDLDIENNVVTVRAERAPVDSSREMLAAERPRGVFSRQLVLGNNLDTGRITAEYRDGVLRLVIPVAEKAKPRKISVSRAGNAKAIDENRVITEDGSPVTDTSNKKEPVHA, from the coding sequence ATGCTGCTGCGTACTGACCCGTTCCGAGACCTGGATCGCTTCACCCAAGAAGTTCTCGGCACCGCAGCCCGGCCGGCCGCGATGCCCATGGACGCCTGGCGCGACGGCGACGAGTTCCACGTCGAGTTCGACCTGCCCGGCATCAACGCCGAGTCGCTCGACCTCGATATCGAGAACAATGTGGTGACCGTGCGCGCCGAACGGGCGCCAGTGGATTCGTCGCGGGAAATGCTGGCCGCCGAGCGGCCGCGCGGTGTTTTCTCCCGACAACTGGTGCTGGGCAACAACCTCGACACCGGGAGGATCACCGCGGAATACCGCGACGGGGTCCTTCGGCTCGTGATCCCGGTGGCAGAGAAGGCCAAGCCCCGCAAGATCAGCGTCAGCAGGGCCGGCAACGCCAAGGCGATCGACGAGAATCGAGTGATCACCGAAGACGGCAGCCCCGTCACCGACACCTCGAACAAGAAGGAGCCGGTGCACGCCTGA
- a CDS encoding AraC family transcriptional regulator produces MVDWDIPRTPASVGVLLGLAGERGVSPETCLAGSRLTVRGLQRPGAEVTARQELTVVTNLLEALDYPDDLGVEVGLRYRLATYGIFGFALISSPNLRSAIDVGLRYLDLTFASSTFGTRVVGDEFHFVLEAPGTPDRVRRFDIDRLATAISVIKRELSAELPPFGVRFTHPRPANLERYIAAFDTEPEFGAPENLLILPVGLLDNPLPQANAYNSAATQEQCRNLLEERRSRTGLSGQVRDLLLASPAQPPNAHEIAHALLMSPRTLRHRLGAEGTSYRELLDEIRQRLSEEMLIGGRLTVAETASRLGYVELSSFSQAFRRWHGMSPRAFRASRT; encoded by the coding sequence GTGGTCGATTGGGATATCCCCCGCACGCCGGCAAGCGTCGGCGTGCTGCTCGGCCTGGCCGGCGAACGCGGGGTCAGCCCGGAAACGTGCCTGGCCGGTTCGCGGCTGACCGTCCGCGGCCTGCAGCGCCCGGGCGCCGAGGTGACCGCACGCCAGGAATTGACCGTTGTCACGAATCTCCTTGAGGCTCTTGACTATCCTGACGATCTTGGTGTCGAGGTGGGACTCCGCTATCGCCTCGCCACCTATGGAATCTTCGGGTTCGCGTTGATCAGCAGCCCGAACCTGCGCAGTGCGATCGATGTCGGACTGCGGTATCTCGATCTGACGTTCGCTTCGTCGACCTTCGGCACCCGAGTGGTCGGTGACGAGTTCCATTTCGTTCTGGAGGCTCCCGGCACACCGGACCGCGTGCGCCGGTTCGACATCGACCGGTTGGCCACGGCGATCTCCGTGATCAAGCGCGAATTGTCAGCGGAACTGCCGCCCTTCGGCGTTCGGTTCACCCATCCCCGCCCGGCCAACCTCGAGCGCTACATCGCAGCATTCGACACCGAGCCGGAGTTCGGCGCGCCCGAGAACTTGTTGATCCTTCCCGTCGGCCTGCTGGACAACCCGTTGCCCCAGGCCAATGCCTATAACTCCGCCGCGACGCAGGAACAGTGTCGCAATCTTCTCGAAGAGCGGCGCAGCCGGACCGGGTTGTCGGGCCAGGTTCGTGACCTACTGCTGGCGTCCCCGGCGCAGCCGCCGAACGCACACGAGATCGCCCATGCGCTGTTGATGAGTCCGCGGACGTTACGCCACCGGCTCGGCGCCGAGGGCACGTCGTACCGGGAACTGCTCGACGAGATCCGGCAGCGCCTTTCTGAAGAAATGTTGATCGGGGGCCGCCTGACGGTCGCGGAGACGGCCAGTCGACTCGGCTACGTCGAGTTGTCGAGTTTCTCGCAGGCGTTCCGCCGCTGGCACGGGATGAGTCCGCGAGCCTTCCGCGCGTCTCGCACCTGA
- a CDS encoding cellulose-binding domain-containing protein — protein MTGPDSRVKRCRTALHVVVSALTVIVLGLAGSSVAHAAAAGARLAVQHTWQDGFIARFVVTNYSTVPMADWKIEFDMPMGQSISHAWSSTFTQYGTHYVIGPASWNRVIPPGGSANGGIRGVLSGTYTPPSNCVLNGQVYCS, from the coding sequence ATGACTGGACCGGACTCCCGTGTGAAGCGCTGCCGCACAGCGCTTCACGTCGTCGTGTCCGCACTGACGGTCATCGTCCTCGGACTCGCCGGCAGTTCGGTGGCGCACGCGGCCGCGGCCGGGGCGCGGTTGGCGGTGCAACATACCTGGCAGGACGGCTTCATCGCGCGCTTCGTTGTCACCAACTACAGCACCGTGCCGATGGCGGATTGGAAGATCGAGTTCGACATGCCGATGGGCCAATCGATCTCGCACGCGTGGAGCAGTACCTTCACCCAGTACGGCACGCACTATGTGATCGGCCCCGCGAGTTGGAACCGGGTGATTCCACCCGGTGGTAGCGCGAACGGTGGCATCCGCGGTGTGCTGAGCGGCACCTACACGCCACCGTCGAATTGCGTTCTCAACGGCCAGGTCTACTGCTCCTAG
- a CDS encoding prenyltransferase/squalene oxidase repeat-containing protein, with protein sequence MTSGALTDWLLDSDPALRWQVERDLLGAPAAAWEATRSRVATEGFGARLLALQDADGQWAGGAFFPADYDFDDPDRPEEGQPWTATTWTLNILREWGLDAAVLRERRTAELLDEHCRWEYDDLPYWSGEVDCCINAWTLANGVWLGASVDGLADWFLEHQLPDGGWNCDWVEGSRRSSFHSTLNSLKGLLAFEAATGGETEVSAARRRGEEYLLERQLLNRLTTNQPVGQWVNDFSYPMRWSYSALNAAEYFRRAVLHDGTAPDSRMSAAVEIVRAARQPDGTWLQTGRQPGRMWFEVDVPAGQPSKWLTLYGTRLLNWWDCAA encoded by the coding sequence ATGACGAGCGGGGCCCTGACGGACTGGCTACTGGATTCGGACCCGGCGCTGCGCTGGCAGGTCGAGCGCGATCTTCTCGGTGCCCCGGCGGCGGCATGGGAGGCAACCCGGTCGCGGGTTGCGACCGAGGGCTTCGGCGCACGTCTGCTCGCACTGCAGGACGCCGACGGCCAGTGGGCCGGTGGTGCGTTCTTCCCGGCGGATTACGACTTCGACGACCCAGACCGGCCCGAGGAGGGCCAGCCGTGGACGGCCACCACATGGACGTTGAATATCCTGCGCGAGTGGGGACTTGACGCAGCGGTGCTGCGGGAACGCCGCACCGCTGAGTTGCTCGACGAACACTGCCGCTGGGAGTACGACGACCTGCCCTACTGGTCCGGTGAGGTGGATTGCTGCATCAACGCCTGGACCCTGGCCAACGGCGTGTGGCTCGGCGCGAGCGTCGACGGCCTCGCCGACTGGTTTCTCGAGCATCAGCTGCCGGACGGAGGGTGGAACTGCGACTGGGTCGAGGGTTCCCGTCGCTCCTCGTTCCATTCGACGCTCAACTCGCTGAAAGGGCTGCTGGCGTTCGAGGCTGCCACCGGCGGCGAGACCGAGGTCAGTGCGGCACGCCGGCGCGGGGAGGAATACCTCCTCGAACGCCAGTTGCTCAACAGGTTGACGACGAATCAGCCAGTAGGGCAATGGGTCAACGATTTCAGCTATCCGATGCGCTGGTCCTACAGCGCGCTCAACGCGGCTGAGTACTTCCGCCGCGCCGTGCTGCACGATGGCACCGCTCCTGATTCCCGGATGAGCGCCGCGGTCGAGATCGTGCGAGCTGCCCGGCAGCCCGACGGCACCTGGCTGCAGACGGGCCGCCAACCGGGGCGCATGTGGTTCGAAGTCGATGTGCCGGCGGGACAGCCGTCGAAGTGGCTCACCCTCTACGGAACCCGCCTGCTCAACTGGTGGGATTGCGCGGCATAA
- a CDS encoding RNA-guided endonuclease TnpB family protein — translation MAEKFTVADGWVLQAYRYALDPSAAQAAALESHAGGARFAYNTMLRTVKANLSQRDAERSYGIADADLTPPLSWSFQSLRNDFNRRKHHVAVREDRTPWWPENSKEVYANAVKNLSLALKNWGGSRSGARKGPRMGFPGFKSKRSSRAFAFTTGTIRIEADRHHVTLPRLGTLRVHESTRKVGRRLEAGTARILKATVRHERGRWMVSLTCVVQRAAQRPAHIKALAPVIGVDLGVKDLIVAATPDGRQLLRQHAPRELAHAARRLRALQRKASRQLGPWDHSSKTRREPSNAWRRTQQLIAAQHARVANLRRDRLHKLATQKRAGVKTGPAAGGCLPRLGVGASA, via the coding sequence ATGGCCGAGAAGTTCACCGTTGCGGATGGGTGGGTGCTGCAGGCCTACCGGTACGCGCTCGACCCGAGCGCGGCGCAGGCCGCGGCGCTGGAGTCGCATGCCGGCGGCGCCCGGTTCGCGTACAACACGATGCTGCGCACGGTGAAGGCGAACCTGAGCCAACGGGATGCGGAACGGTCCTACGGGATCGCGGACGCTGATCTCACACCGCCACTGTCGTGGTCGTTCCAATCGCTGCGCAACGACTTCAACCGTCGCAAACACCATGTGGCCGTGCGTGAGGACAGGACGCCATGGTGGCCGGAGAACTCGAAAGAGGTGTACGCCAACGCCGTTAAGAACCTGTCGCTGGCTTTGAAGAACTGGGGTGGCTCCCGCTCGGGGGCGCGTAAAGGGCCCCGTATGGGGTTCCCGGGCTTCAAGTCGAAGCGGTCGAGTCGGGCGTTCGCGTTCACCACCGGAACGATCCGCATCGAGGCGGACCGCCACCATGTGACCTTGCCGAGACTGGGCACGCTGCGGGTGCATGAGTCCACTCGCAAGGTCGGCCGACGATTGGAGGCGGGCACCGCGCGGATCCTCAAAGCCACCGTGCGGCACGAACGCGGGCGGTGGATGGTGAGTTTGACCTGCGTGGTGCAACGCGCCGCGCAACGGCCCGCGCACATCAAGGCGCTGGCGCCGGTGATCGGAGTCGATCTCGGTGTCAAAGACCTGATCGTCGCGGCCACCCCCGACGGGCGCCAACTGTTGCGGCAGCACGCTCCGCGCGAACTTGCGCATGCCGCGCGGCGGCTGCGTGCGTTGCAGCGCAAAGCATCCCGCCAACTCGGGCCGTGGGACCACTCGTCCAAAACCAGGCGGGAGCCGTCGAACGCGTGGCGGCGCACACAACAGCTCATCGCTGCGCAGCACGCCCGGGTGGCCAACCTGCGCCGTGACCGGCTGCACAAACTGGCCACGCAGAAACGGGCGGGCGTGAAGACCGGGCCTGCCGCCGGGGGGTGTCTGCCTAGATTGGGCGTTGGCGCGTCTGCATGA
- a CDS encoding GNAT family N-acetyltransferase, whose amino-acid sequence MRLTNVSHLRLPFGRLWGYDVTVSAPGRCLPVSFDQRIHVAAGARPGSWMALSIRLPARVSRESLASAWLAVVARHGTLRTAFSAGPDGEPQLHEIEVGPGGWVEHEIAAGQAVNDALRDVLDAACSPYQQPSHRLCLLETAAALTVVIAADHSHVDMWSMLVIARDLLALLGDAGFGRAAALPPAPAFVEHTQALLDRPAAPDHVRETWARIIADSGGVMPRFPLPLGEPELGPERVEVRDVFDVDAGAAFAVQARNDGVSTLALAVAAMTAVTRELADAPLRAVFPVHSRFDTTWHDSVGWFITNSVLESTVAEPRAAANAVKEAVQLGSWPLADVLSPWGGMPMSPGMFAISWLDLRRLPVRIDDVGLDAQYVSAAIQTDGVMLWFILDESGLHLRCRYPDTREARTNVGTWLDLLVTRLQAQARTSVRGLLQVGDRSFRVERAARDDVASIVALLSDDEFGPDRETADLEDYEAAYDVLVRDHANYLGVVRNCSGVIVATVQLTVIPGLSRGGSTRLQIEGLRVTAAERRKGLGTALVQWSHEYGRAHGARLAQVATDEAREQARAFYDRLGYHAAHVGLKRII is encoded by the coding sequence ATGCGGCTCACGAATGTCTCGCACCTCCGACTGCCGTTCGGGCGTCTGTGGGGCTACGACGTCACGGTGTCCGCGCCGGGTCGGTGTTTGCCGGTGTCCTTCGACCAACGGATTCACGTGGCGGCAGGGGCCCGGCCGGGTTCATGGATGGCGTTGTCCATCCGCTTGCCCGCGCGGGTGAGCCGGGAATCCCTGGCGTCCGCATGGCTGGCGGTGGTGGCCCGCCACGGCACGCTGCGGACGGCGTTCTCGGCAGGGCCGGACGGCGAACCGCAACTGCATGAGATCGAAGTCGGTCCCGGCGGCTGGGTCGAGCATGAGATTGCTGCCGGCCAGGCGGTGAACGATGCCCTGCGTGACGTCCTGGATGCCGCGTGCTCGCCGTATCAGCAGCCCTCACATCGGTTGTGCCTGTTGGAAACCGCGGCGGCACTGACCGTCGTGATAGCCGCCGACCACAGCCACGTCGACATGTGGTCGATGCTGGTGATTGCCCGGGACCTGCTGGCGCTACTCGGCGATGCGGGCTTCGGACGTGCTGCTGCGCTGCCGCCGGCGCCCGCATTCGTCGAACACACCCAGGCGCTGCTCGACCGTCCCGCGGCACCGGACCACGTCCGGGAGACCTGGGCGCGCATCATCGCCGACAGCGGCGGGGTGATGCCGCGATTCCCGCTGCCGCTGGGCGAACCCGAGCTGGGGCCGGAACGTGTCGAGGTTCGGGATGTGTTCGACGTCGACGCCGGTGCGGCGTTCGCCGTGCAAGCCCGCAACGACGGGGTATCGACGCTGGCGCTGGCCGTGGCTGCGATGACGGCAGTCACCCGCGAGTTGGCGGACGCGCCGCTTCGCGCCGTCTTCCCGGTGCACAGTCGCTTCGACACCACCTGGCACGACTCGGTGGGGTGGTTCATCACCAATTCGGTACTGGAGTCGACAGTCGCCGAGCCACGTGCCGCGGCCAACGCGGTCAAGGAGGCGGTGCAACTCGGTTCCTGGCCGCTGGCGGACGTGCTGTCCCCATGGGGCGGCATGCCGATGTCGCCCGGCATGTTCGCGATCTCGTGGCTGGACCTGCGGCGCCTGCCGGTCCGCATCGATGACGTCGGCCTGGACGCCCAGTACGTGAGCGCCGCCATCCAGACCGACGGCGTCATGCTCTGGTTCATCCTCGACGAGTCGGGCTTGCATCTGCGGTGTCGTTATCCCGATACCCGTGAGGCGCGCACGAATGTCGGGACATGGCTGGACCTCTTGGTGACGCGCCTGCAGGCGCAGGCGCGCACGTCGGTGCGGGGACTGCTGCAAGTGGGGGACCGCAGTTTCCGGGTGGAACGAGCAGCCCGTGACGATGTCGCGTCGATCGTCGCGCTGCTGTCCGACGACGAATTCGGTCCGGATCGGGAAACCGCCGACCTCGAAGACTATGAGGCGGCCTATGACGTCCTCGTCCGTGACCATGCCAACTATCTCGGAGTGGTTCGCAACTGTTCCGGCGTGATCGTCGCGACTGTCCAGTTGACCGTGATTCCCGGGCTGTCGCGCGGTGGTTCGACCCGGCTGCAGATCGAGGGATTGCGGGTCACCGCCGCCGAGCGTCGCAAGGGACTGGGTACGGCCCTGGTGCAGTGGTCGCACGAGTACGGCCGGGCGCACGGGGCACGGCTGGCGCAGGTGGCCACGGACGAAGCGCGCGAACAGGCGCGGGCGTTCTATGACCGGCTCGGGTACCACGCCGCGCACGTCGGCCTCAAACGCATCATCTGA
- a CDS encoding MFS transporter: MSLAAALGTATIYPLQPAIADIAQSLESGPAAVGAALACGPIGYLSGLALLVPLVDRFSPRRVVASQFLALGGALALTTVADTVWLLGMGLLVTGAFSSVGAGLSSVVGRFAPERRRATILGIVTAGISAGILAGRIAGGWLTDIIGWHAMLLTVAGAIVAVAGACLLFLPSAAGTLERNYFTELASVPGLFLRCRVLRGGALRGSLWFFAFCAVWSGIAVALSQEPYLLPAKQIGLYALAGVAGIFATRIAGVYTDRLGFRPVILAGLAVAGAACPVLAFGLGNSWATMAALAVFDAGLFAAQVANQTTILAIDPSAPARFNSAYMVVYFVGGSLGTAFGAAAVASFGWPATVGACGAALLVAGLLTVARAPRRS, encoded by the coding sequence ATGTCGTTGGCTGCCGCATTGGGGACCGCGACCATCTACCCGCTGCAGCCGGCCATCGCAGACATCGCGCAGTCGCTCGAGTCCGGTCCGGCGGCGGTGGGAGCGGCGCTGGCTTGCGGACCGATCGGCTACCTGTCGGGACTCGCCCTGCTGGTCCCGCTGGTGGACAGGTTCTCGCCGCGCCGGGTGGTCGCATCGCAGTTCCTGGCCCTCGGCGGCGCGCTGGCGTTGACCACCGTCGCCGACACCGTGTGGTTGCTCGGCATGGGACTGCTGGTGACCGGTGCCTTTTCCTCTGTAGGTGCGGGTCTGAGTTCTGTTGTCGGACGGTTCGCGCCCGAGCGTCGGCGCGCGACCATTCTGGGGATCGTCACCGCCGGCATCTCGGCGGGAATCCTGGCCGGCCGGATCGCCGGCGGTTGGCTGACCGACATTATCGGCTGGCACGCAATGCTTCTCACCGTCGCCGGGGCCATCGTGGCCGTCGCCGGCGCCTGCCTGTTGTTCCTGCCATCCGCAGCAGGAACGCTCGAACGGAACTACTTCACCGAACTGGCGTCGGTGCCCGGGCTCTTCCTGCGCTGCCGGGTACTGCGCGGTGGCGCCCTGCGCGGGTCCCTGTGGTTCTTCGCGTTCTGCGCGGTCTGGTCCGGAATCGCCGTCGCGTTGTCGCAAGAGCCATACTTGTTGCCTGCCAAGCAGATTGGACTATACGCCCTGGCCGGCGTCGCCGGGATCTTCGCAACCCGCATTGCCGGGGTCTACACCGACCGATTGGGTTTCCGGCCGGTGATCCTGGCGGGCCTCGCGGTGGCGGGCGCCGCCTGCCCGGTCCTTGCGTTCGGATTGGGCAACTCCTGGGCGACCATGGCCGCTCTCGCGGTGTTCGACGCCGGCCTGTTCGCGGCACAGGTGGCGAATCAGACCACCATCTTGGCGATCGACCCGTCGGCGCCTGCTCGCTTCAACAGCGCGTACATGGTGGTCTACTTCGTGGGCGGAAGTCTCGGCACGGCGTTCGGTGCGGCGGCGGTGGCCTCATTCGGCTGGCCGGCGACCGTTGGTGCTTGTGGCGCAGCACTTCTCGTCGCCGGGCTGCTCACTGTGGCCCGAGCGCCCCGCAGGTCGTGA
- a CDS encoding glutamine synthetase III family protein — MSGNATRLRAIAGVQAYTPPAYTFDPAEAPGEIFGTNVFTKAEMQARLPKAIYKSVVATIEKGAKLDPTVADAVAAAMKDWALEKGATHYAHVFYPMTGLTAEKHDSFLEPVSDGQALAEFAGKTLVQGEPDASSFPSGGLRSTFEARGYTGWDVTSPAYILENPNGNTLCIPTVFVSMTGEALDYKTPLLRSQQAMGIHAERILTLFGHKDLEKIVSFCGPEQEYFLVDRHFFLARPDLINAGRTLFGAKPPKGQEFDDHYFGAVPDRVLGFMMDTERELFKLGIPAKTRHNEVAPGQFEVAPMFERANIASDHQQLLMTVFKTIAKKHGMECLFHEKPFAGVNGSGKHVNFSVGNAELGSLLVPGDTPHENAQFLVFCAAVIRAVHKYAGLLRVSVASATNDHRLGANEAPPAIISIFLGDQLAEVFEQIAKGAATSSKGKGSMIIGVDTLPVLPTDPGDRNRTSPFAFTGNRFEFRAPGSGQTVAVPMIVLNTIMADSLDYCATVLEKAVADGEEFDSAVQKLLTDIVTEHGAVVFNGDGYSENWQAEAAARGLPNLKTTLDAIPELITPEAIAVFEKYGVFNERELHSRYEVRLEQYALTIGVEAKLALEIGSTIILPAALRYQTELAQNVAALTAAGMSPSLTLLQSISEPISALGDALATLKTALADHSAATAHDEAKHAQVALLPAMEAIRAAADTLESVVADDLWPLPTYQEMLYVL, encoded by the coding sequence TTGAGCGGAAACGCCACCCGCTTGCGCGCGATCGCGGGCGTCCAGGCCTATACGCCTCCGGCGTACACCTTCGACCCTGCTGAAGCGCCCGGCGAGATCTTCGGGACGAACGTTTTCACCAAGGCCGAGATGCAGGCCCGCCTGCCCAAGGCGATCTACAAGTCGGTGGTGGCGACCATCGAGAAGGGCGCCAAGCTCGATCCGACAGTCGCCGATGCCGTCGCGGCCGCGATGAAGGACTGGGCGCTGGAGAAGGGCGCGACGCACTATGCGCACGTGTTCTATCCGATGACGGGCCTGACCGCCGAGAAGCACGACAGCTTCCTCGAACCGGTCTCCGACGGGCAGGCACTGGCCGAGTTCGCCGGCAAGACCCTGGTGCAGGGCGAGCCCGACGCGTCGAGTTTCCCGTCCGGCGGCCTGCGGTCGACGTTCGAGGCCCGCGGGTACACCGGCTGGGACGTGACCAGCCCGGCGTACATCCTGGAGAACCCGAACGGCAACACCCTCTGTATCCCAACGGTTTTCGTGTCGATGACCGGCGAGGCGCTGGACTACAAGACGCCGCTGCTGCGCAGCCAGCAGGCCATGGGCATCCACGCCGAGCGGATCTTGACGTTGTTCGGCCACAAGGATCTGGAGAAGATCGTCTCGTTCTGCGGTCCTGAGCAGGAGTACTTCCTGGTCGACCGGCACTTCTTCCTCGCCCGGCCCGACCTGATCAACGCCGGTCGTACCCTGTTCGGCGCCAAACCGCCCAAGGGGCAAGAGTTCGACGATCACTATTTCGGTGCCGTGCCCGACCGGGTGCTGGGGTTCATGATGGACACCGAGCGGGAGCTGTTCAAACTCGGCATTCCTGCCAAGACCCGCCACAACGAGGTCGCCCCCGGACAGTTCGAGGTGGCCCCGATGTTCGAGCGTGCCAATATCGCTTCCGACCACCAGCAGTTGCTGATGACGGTGTTCAAGACCATCGCCAAGAAGCACGGCATGGAATGCCTGTTCCATGAAAAGCCGTTCGCCGGGGTGAACGGGTCGGGCAAGCACGTCAACTTCTCGGTCGGCAACGCCGAGTTGGGCTCGTTGTTGGTGCCGGGTGACACGCCCCACGAGAACGCGCAGTTCCTGGTGTTCTGTGCGGCCGTCATCCGCGCGGTGCACAAATACGCTGGCCTCCTGCGGGTTTCGGTCGCGTCGGCGACGAATGACCACCGCTTGGGTGCCAATGAGGCACCGCCGGCGATCATCTCGATCTTCCTGGGTGATCAGCTCGCCGAGGTCTTCGAGCAGATTGCCAAGGGCGCGGCGACATCGTCAAAGGGCAAGGGCAGCATGATCATCGGTGTCGACACCCTGCCGGTGCTGCCCACCGACCCCGGTGACCGTAACCGCACCAGTCCGTTCGCATTCACCGGCAACAGATTCGAGTTCCGGGCGCCGGGCTCGGGTCAGACGGTCGCGGTGCCGATGATCGTCCTGAACACCATCATGGCCGACTCGCTGGACTACTGCGCAACCGTTCTGGAGAAGGCAGTCGCCGACGGGGAGGAGTTCGACTCCGCGGTGCAGAAGCTGCTGACCGACATCGTCACCGAGCACGGCGCCGTGGTCTTCAACGGCGACGGCTACTCGGAGAACTGGCAGGCCGAGGCCGCCGCGCGCGGGCTGCCGAATCTCAAGACCACGCTCGATGCCATCCCCGAGCTCATCACGCCCGAGGCGATCGCGGTCTTCGAGAAGTACGGCGTGTTCAACGAGCGGGAGTTGCACAGCCGTTACGAGGTGCGCCTGGAGCAGTATGCCCTGACGATCGGCGTCGAGGCGAAGCTGGCGCTCGAGATCGGTTCCACCATCATCCTGCCGGCCGCACTGCGCTACCAGACCGAGCTCGCGCAGAACGTGGCGGCATTGACGGCGGCCGGCATGTCACCGAGTTTGACTCTGCTGCAGTCGATCTCGGAGCCGATCAGCGCCCTCGGTGACGCGTTGGCAACGCTGAAGACGGCACTGGCAGATCACTCGGCAGCAACCGCTCATGACGAGGCCAAGCACGCGCAAGTGGCGCTGTTGCCCGCCATGGAGGCGATCAGAGCCGCGGCCGACACGCTGGAAAGTGTCGTGGCCGACGACCTGTGGCCGTTGCCGACGTATCAGGAGATGCTCTACGTCCTCTAG
- a CDS encoding alpha/beta fold hydrolase — MPTFAVPGAELAVELSDEGGHPVVQLHGLTSSRARDRVLNLDLGRGLSGTRLLRYDARGHGKSTGRKVPEDYRWEQLADDLLNLLDRWFPGEPVHGVGPSMGTGTLLHAASREPERFTGLTLMVPATAWETRRAQAANYEAAATLIETEGVGAFIAATRGATRPPATVGAPETVPDVADALLPSLFRGAALSDLPAPEAIARIDVPTTILAWIDDPAHPASTAKALAALMPRSTLTFAHTPEDVETWPKILSQDVGRRV; from the coding sequence ATGCCTACTTTCGCAGTTCCCGGCGCCGAGCTTGCGGTCGAACTGAGCGACGAAGGTGGCCACCCCGTCGTCCAACTGCACGGACTGACCTCCAGCCGCGCGCGCGATCGCGTGCTCAATCTCGACCTCGGCCGGGGGCTCAGCGGGACCCGGTTGCTGCGTTATGACGCGCGTGGCCACGGCAAGTCGACGGGCCGGAAAGTCCCCGAGGACTACCGGTGGGAACAACTCGCCGACGACCTGCTGAACCTCCTCGACCGGTGGTTTCCCGGGGAACCGGTGCACGGCGTCGGCCCGTCGATGGGCACCGGAACGCTGTTGCACGCGGCGTCCCGCGAACCGGAACGGTTCACCGGACTGACCCTGATGGTGCCGGCCACCGCATGGGAGACCCGTCGCGCACAGGCCGCGAACTATGAGGCTGCGGCCACGCTCATCGAGACCGAGGGCGTCGGGGCGTTCATCGCCGCCACCCGTGGCGCGACCCGGCCGCCCGCCACCGTGGGCGCGCCCGAAACAGTGCCGGACGTCGCCGACGCCCTGCTGCCGTCACTGTTTCGCGGTGCCGCGCTCAGTGACCTGCCGGCGCCCGAAGCCATCGCGCGAATCGATGTCCCGACGACGATCCTGGCCTGGATCGACGACCCGGCCCATCCCGCGTCGACCGCGAAAGCCCTTGCCGCCCTCATGCCGCGGTCGACCCTGACGTTCGCGCATACCCCGGAAGATGTCGAGACCTGGCCCAAGATTCTGAGCCAGGACGTCGGCCGCCGGGTCTGA